The proteins below are encoded in one region of Streptomyces roseirectus:
- the mycP gene encoding type VII secretion-associated serine protease mycosin: MRDLVNKGARTTSALAVVLATGLSLAPSTASAAEPKYSEQCTFPNGKYPGRPWSLQRVMLDELWTQSRGKDVKVAVIDTGVDVRNPQLKGAVDVKDGRTFKPPGAKGDDGQPLDWGNDSGTTDTVGHGTKVAGIIAARPAEGTGFVGLAPEATIIPVKQNDAEGHGTPDTLAQAIRYAVGAGAGVINISQDTTGARKPSDSLRQAVEDALEKGVVVVASAGNDGTGGNVKKTYPASYDGVLAVAASDRNNERAAFSQSGDFVGVAAPGVDMISTVPGGGHCSDNGTSFSAPYVAGVAALVKAKHPDWTAREVVAQIEQTAERTIAGHDRLVGWGVVDPVRALTEDDRPIESPNPDRGLAGAEAPTPAKFHLGETPAQRDARLGTYVAVGAAVLVAGIGGGAVAIRDARRRRERVRGVA; encoded by the coding sequence ATGCGCGACCTCGTGAACAAGGGCGCGCGGACGACGTCGGCGCTGGCGGTCGTCCTCGCGACGGGCCTGTCCCTCGCGCCCTCCACCGCCTCCGCCGCCGAGCCCAAGTACTCCGAGCAGTGCACGTTCCCCAACGGCAAGTACCCCGGCCGCCCCTGGTCCCTCCAGCGCGTCATGCTGGACGAGCTGTGGACCCAGTCGAGGGGCAAGGACGTCAAGGTCGCCGTCATCGACACCGGCGTCGACGTCAGGAACCCGCAGCTCAAGGGCGCCGTCGACGTCAAGGACGGCCGCACCTTCAAGCCGCCCGGCGCCAAGGGCGACGACGGCCAGCCCCTCGACTGGGGCAACGACAGCGGCACCACCGACACCGTCGGCCACGGCACCAAGGTCGCCGGCATCATCGCGGCCCGCCCCGCCGAGGGCACCGGCTTCGTCGGCCTCGCCCCCGAGGCGACGATCATCCCGGTCAAGCAGAACGACGCCGAGGGACACGGGACGCCGGACACGCTCGCGCAGGCGATCCGCTACGCGGTGGGCGCCGGGGCCGGCGTCATCAACATCTCCCAGGACACGACGGGCGCCCGTAAGCCGTCCGACAGTCTGCGGCAGGCCGTCGAGGACGCCCTGGAGAAGGGCGTCGTGGTCGTCGCCTCCGCCGGCAACGACGGCACGGGCGGCAACGTCAAGAAGACCTACCCCGCCTCCTACGACGGCGTCCTCGCGGTCGCCGCCTCCGACCGCAACAACGAGCGCGCCGCGTTCTCCCAGTCCGGCGACTTCGTCGGCGTCGCCGCGCCCGGCGTCGACATGATCTCCACGGTCCCCGGGGGCGGGCACTGCTCCGACAACGGCACCAGCTTCTCGGCCCCGTACGTCGCCGGTGTCGCCGCCCTCGTCAAGGCGAAGCACCCCGACTGGACCGCCCGTGAGGTCGTCGCGCAGATCGAGCAGACGGCCGAGCGGACGATCGCCGGGCACGACCGGCTCGTCGGCTGGGGCGTCGTCGACCCGGTCCGCGCGCTGACCGAGGACGACCGCCCGATCGAGTCCCCCAACCCCGACCGGGGACTGGCCGGCGCCGAGGCCCCGACGCCGGCGAAGTTCCACCTCGGCGAGACGCCGGCCCAGCGGGACGCGCGGCTCGGGACGTATGTCGCGGTGGGGGCGGCGGTGCTGGTTGCCGGGATCGGTGGGGGAGCGGTGGCGATCAGGGACGCGCGCAGGAGGCGGGAGCGGGTGCGGGGGGTGGCGTGA